A DNA window from Patescibacteria group bacterium contains the following coding sequences:
- a CDS encoding Ni/Fe hydrogenase subunit alpha, whose protein sequence is MESVPKIEGHAAFYTHLKSGQVDKARMIGLENDRFVEKILVGRQYWEAPIITSRICGICPTIHNTTANRAIEAACGIEVTEQTKTLRKLMLAGQMIQSHSLHLYLLVLPDFVGSSSSFELQKNHPELFKNAIELKRYADKIIETIGGRAVHPIASVPGGFKSYPTKNKLKELLDSSADILEIAEQTVALFKSFKYPKVEREMIYSALESKGEYAFYEGNIRASKRKAFAPELYSEYLVEKLKPYTRAKFATLKGKTIMVGAIARMNLNGLPSEQVGKLLKEFKIKLPFTNPFDNIIAQAIENYYFVELSIEILKKIISDGVKEEKLVEPKKFGKGTSACEAPRGTLFHYYELDKEGFIKKCDIVTPTVQSLPALESDMKKIGPILAKLRPDERTAMIEMLIRSYDPCITCATH, encoded by the coding sequence ATGGAATCAGTACCAAAAATTGAGGGCCATGCCGCGTTTTATACCCACCTGAAAAGCGGACAGGTCGACAAAGCTAGGATGATCGGGCTTGAGAACGACCGTTTTGTTGAGAAAATTTTGGTTGGCCGCCAATATTGGGAGGCGCCGATTATAACTTCGAGAATCTGTGGCATTTGCCCGACTATCCACAATACTACTGCCAATCGAGCCATTGAGGCCGCCTGTGGAATTGAGGTCACAGAGCAGACCAAAACGCTTAGAAAATTGATGCTGGCTGGCCAAATGATTCAAAGCCACTCCCTCCACCTCTATCTCCTCGTACTGCCTGATTTTGTTGGATCTAGTTCGTCTTTTGAATTGCAAAAAAATCATCCTGAACTGTTCAAGAACGCCATCGAGCTCAAGCGTTACGCTGATAAAATCATCGAGACGATCGGCGGACGAGCCGTTCACCCTATCGCCTCCGTCCCCGGCGGATTTAAGTCATACCCGACGAAAAATAAGCTGAAAGAATTGCTGGACTCTTCTGCTGATATTTTGGAAATTGCAGAGCAAACTGTAGCGCTATTTAAGAGTTTCAAATATCCCAAGGTTGAGCGCGAGATGATCTATAGCGCCCTTGAGTCAAAGGGAGAATACGCTTTTTATGAAGGTAATATCCGCGCTTCAAAAAGAAAAGCTTTCGCTCCAGAGTTGTATTCTGAATATCTTGTTGAAAAACTGAAGCCCTACACTCGAGCAAAATTTGCCACATTGAAAGGCAAAACTATCATGGTCGGAGCGATTGCACGTATGAATTTAAATGGTCTACCGAGTGAGCAAGTGGGTAAATTGCTAAAAGAATTTAAGATTAAGCTTCCTTTCACTAATCCGTTCGATAATATTATCGCCCAAGCGATCGAAAATTATTATTTCGTCGAACTCTCGATCGAAATATTGAAAAAAATAATCAGTGACGGGGTCAAGGAAGAGAAATTAGTCGAGCCCAAGAAGTTCGGGAAAGGCACCTCCGCCTGTGAAGCTCCTCGCGGTACGCTTTTTCACTATTACGAATTGGACAAAGAGGGATTCATCAAAAAGTGTGACATTGTCACACCGACCGTCCAAAGCCTCCCCGCCCTAGAATCTGATATGAAGAAAATCGGACCAATTCTGGCCAAACTTCGGCCAGATGAGAGAACGGCCATGATCGAGATGCTGATCCGTTCGTACGATCCCTGCATCACCTGCGCCACGCATTAA
- a CDS encoding FAD/NAD(P)-binding protein, giving the protein MLNFASKKYTISAKTEVAPSTFLFRLRGNLKFMPGQIVEISSDHFGEATFAPCSSPSNEKYFEICIRNCGSTSHHLADLMPGDEMSVRGPYGIGWPIEKLRGKEIVMIAGGLGLVPLRPLISSMLEKNQKNIAVVAGFRSSEHLLFENDLKSWSKIFKVHAMTEVATERFWGEKGLITDGIEKLKLNHKKTVALICGPEVMVPFCIEELAKKGIQDNQIFISYERRMECGIGICQHCSIGKYLVCKDGPVFAYDKIKGEIGK; this is encoded by the coding sequence ATGCTTAATTTTGCTTCAAAAAAATATACTATCTCCGCAAAAACCGAGGTCGCGCCTTCGACTTTCCTCTTCAGGCTCAGAGGCAATTTGAAATTCATGCCTGGCCAGATTGTCGAAATCTCCTCAGACCATTTTGGCGAAGCAACTTTTGCTCCCTGTTCATCACCGAGCAATGAAAAATATTTTGAGATTTGTATCCGAAATTGCGGCTCGACTTCTCATCATTTGGCCGACCTCATGCCAGGAGACGAGATGAGCGTCCGAGGGCCTTATGGCATTGGCTGGCCGATCGAAAAATTACGAGGCAAAGAAATCGTCATGATTGCTGGTGGTCTTGGCCTTGTCCCCCTGCGACCACTTATCTCATCGATGCTGGAGAAGAATCAGAAAAATATCGCCGTCGTAGCAGGATTTCGAAGTTCCGAGCATCTTCTTTTCGAAAATGATCTCAAATCCTGGTCAAAAATATTTAAAGTTCATGCAATGACCGAAGTCGCCACAGAGCGTTTCTGGGGCGAAAAGGGTTTGATCACTGATGGAATCGAAAAACTAAAATTGAATCACAAAAAGACGGTCGCGCTGATTTGCGGACCAGAAGTGATGGTGCCTTTTTGCATCGAGGAATTGGCCAAGAAGGGGATCCAGGACAATCAAATATTTATCTCATACGAAAGGCGGATGGAGTGCGGCATCGGCATCTGCCAACATTGTAGCATTGGCAAATATCTTGTCTGCAAAGACGGGCCAGTCTTCGCATACGACAAAATCAAAGGAGAAATCGGCAAATGA
- a CDS encoding 4Fe-4S dicluster domain-containing protein — protein sequence MKVLVSEHQLSQIFHYIKQTHKIWGPLELDGKLEFGELTNFHHVPLPLPKSIIPFKNLLYPNGRLLDSTLKDEKIAIWGITNCDAKALQIFRKEFDQTDLLPREIFTVIYHCQPDKDCFCTAFGPGKIENFDLFVEKEGDHFALFPGSAKGKEILKLQHLKKKSNEEPPEIVLKNVTKLNKKKINESVADKASREEFWRGIGDNCFGCGACTAVCPLCFCTKKEYRNPTDGSCQKCAGWDSCFAKSFSEIQNHNDFRPTNKDRLYNWYHHKFVRAYDKSGHFLCTGCGRCITACPAHLNQHKIMEDLGNNA from the coding sequence ATGAAAGTCCTAGTTTCTGAGCATCAGCTCAGCCAGATATTCCATTATATCAAGCAAACGCACAAGATTTGGGGGCCTTTAGAGCTTGACGGTAAGCTTGAGTTTGGCGAACTCACAAACTTTCATCATGTTCCCCTGCCACTACCCAAAAGCATCATTCCATTCAAAAACTTGCTCTATCCCAATGGAAGGCTGCTCGACTCCACTCTCAAGGACGAGAAAATTGCGATTTGGGGGATCACAAATTGCGACGCCAAAGCGCTCCAGATATTTCGGAAGGAATTCGATCAAACTGATTTGCTCCCTCGCGAGATTTTCACCGTTATTTACCATTGCCAGCCCGACAAAGACTGCTTTTGCACCGCCTTCGGTCCAGGCAAAATCGAGAATTTTGATCTTTTTGTCGAGAAAGAGGGCGATCATTTTGCACTTTTCCCCGGTAGCGCCAAGGGCAAAGAGATACTGAAACTCCAACATCTGAAAAAGAAAAGCAATGAAGAACCGCCCGAAATCGTGCTCAAAAATGTTACAAAGCTGAACAAGAAGAAAATAAATGAATCAGTAGCCGACAAGGCCAGTCGAGAGGAGTTTTGGCGGGGTATCGGTGACAATTGTTTCGGTTGCGGCGCCTGCACTGCCGTATGCCCACTTTGCTTTTGCACCAAGAAAGAATATCGGAATCCAACTGATGGTAGTTGCCAGAAATGTGCTGGCTGGGACAGCTGTTTCGCCAAATCATTTTCCGAAATTCAAAACCACAATGATTTTCGGCCTACGAACAAAGATCGGCTTTATAACTGGTATCATCACAAATTTGTCAGAGCTTATGACAAAAGCGGCCATTTCCTCTGCACCGGATGCGGCCGATGTATCACCGCCTGCCCAGCACACTTAAATCAACACAAAATAATGGAAGACCTAGGAAACAATGCTTAA
- a CDS encoding phosphoglycerate kinase, whose amino-acid sequence MRIIQDADVKNKKVFLRVDFNVPLADGKVVDNNRILAAVPTIRMLAESRAKIIIGTHIGRPDGQKTAETSVLPAAKELQRILNLKVEVAPDILGPETEKMVANLKPGGILVLENLRWDKREEENAPEFAQELAKYGEIYVNDAFAVSHRANASVEAITKLLPSYAGLLLQSEVSHLELLIQDPKHPFTVIIGGVKVKDKAGVIERLAPLAEDILIGGGVATTFLKARGEEIGQSIFDAEMVEECKKLLEKLGGKLKLPSDFVKEETPEGGFKIMDIGPATARDFSSIIQRSETILWNGSLGYSEDLRYREGMKIVAKAMGMNRDATTVVAGGDTVGFIKQEKLDKGISFISTGGGAALEFLAGEQLPGITALE is encoded by the coding sequence ATGCGTATTATTCAAGATGCGGATGTAAAAAACAAAAAAGTATTTCTTCGTGTGGATTTCAACGTTCCCTTGGCGGATGGAAAAGTAGTCGACAACAATAGAATTTTGGCAGCAGTCCCGACTATCCGAATGCTGGCCGAAAGCCGTGCCAAAATAATTATTGGCACCCATATCGGTCGACCTGACGGGCAGAAAACAGCCGAAACTTCAGTCTTGCCGGCGGCCAAGGAATTGCAAAGGATTCTCAATCTGAAAGTCGAAGTTGCTCCTGATATTTTGGGCCCGGAGACGGAGAAGATGGTAGCCAATTTGAAGCCAGGCGGAATATTGGTCTTGGAAAATTTGCGCTGGGACAAGCGGGAAGAGGAGAATGCCCCAGAATTTGCACAGGAATTGGCCAAATATGGCGAAATCTACGTCAACGACGCCTTTGCTGTCTCGCATCGTGCCAATGCCTCAGTCGAAGCAATTACGAAATTATTGCCAAGTTATGCAGGACTCTTGCTTCAATCAGAAGTTTCTCATCTCGAGCTCTTGATTCAGGATCCGAAGCACCCTTTCACCGTCATTATCGGCGGGGTCAAGGTGAAGGACAAGGCGGGCGTGATTGAGAGATTAGCCCCGTTAGCTGAAGATATCCTGATCGGCGGAGGAGTGGCTACCACTTTTCTAAAAGCACGAGGTGAAGAAATCGGCCAATCAATATTTGATGCGGAAATGGTAGAAGAGTGCAAGAAATTGCTCGAGAAACTCGGTGGTAAGCTCAAATTACCATCTGATTTTGTCAAAGAGGAGACGCCTGAAGGCGGATTCAAAATTATGGATATCGGACCTGCTACGGCCAGAGATTTTTCTTCGATTATTCAACGCTCAGAGACGATTCTCTGGAACGGCAGTCTCGGTTATAGCGAGGATTTGCGTTATCGCGAGGGCATGAAAATAGTGGCCAAGGCGATGGGGATGAACAGGGACGCTACGACAGTGGTGGCTGGCGGCGATACGGTCGGATTTATCAAACAGGAAAAGCTAGATAAGGGAATTTCCTTCATCTCAACCGGCGGAGGCGCAGCACTAGAATTCCTTGCAGGTGAACAATTGCCAGGAATTACAGCACTCGAATAA
- a CDS encoding class II fructose-bisphosphate aldolase — MTDVSIELNKARRGGYALPAFNTNNMEVTKAICAAAAKSDLPILIATTPGAIEYAGLKNIFDIVSNEIDSTGIKAAIHLDHAKDFGIIKQAIDIGYKSVMFDGSSLDYDENVANTEKVVRYAHEHNVAVEAEIGVIAREEGGKLSNKAVYSAPEQVKRFVDDTGIDSVAISVGNEHGAPVGEKLNLELLRQIAEIVEIPLVLHGSSGLSSGDVREAISLGIAKINIDTNIRKAFVSAIESSKESDYRNVMKEGMEEVEKVVEHYIKLLGGK, encoded by the coding sequence GTGACAGACGTTTCTATAGAATTAAACAAAGCACGACGGGGCGGATACGCCTTGCCGGCTTTTAATACCAACAATATGGAGGTGACCAAGGCAATTTGCGCTGCCGCCGCCAAGTCTGACTTACCGATCTTGATCGCTACTACTCCGGGCGCGATAGAATATGCAGGACTGAAAAATATATTTGATATTGTCTCAAATGAGATCGATTCAACCGGCATCAAGGCGGCGATTCATCTCGACCATGCCAAGGATTTTGGTATCATCAAGCAGGCGATCGATATTGGCTATAAATCCGTGATGTTTGATGGCTCGTCACTAGACTACGATGAAAATGTCGCAAATACTGAAAAAGTTGTCCGTTATGCCCATGAACATAATGTAGCAGTAGAAGCGGAAATTGGCGTAATTGCCCGCGAAGAGGGCGGTAAATTATCAAACAAGGCAGTCTATTCCGCTCCAGAACAGGTCAAAAGGTTTGTCGACGATACAGGGATCGATTCGGTGGCAATATCGGTCGGCAATGAGCATGGCGCGCCTGTCGGAGAAAAACTAAATCTAGAATTACTTCGTCAAATCGCAGAGATTGTCGAGATCCCGCTCGTCCTTCATGGTTCGTCTGGACTCTCCTCTGGCGATGTTCGCGAGGCGATTTCGCTAGGAATTGCCAAGATCAATATTGATACCAACATCCGCAAAGCCTTCGTCTCGGCAATCGAATCGTCAAAGGAGTCAGATTATCGTAACGTGATGAAGGAGGGCATGGAAGAGGTCGAGAAGGTCGTGGAGCACTATATTAAATTACTTGGTGGCAAATGA
- a CDS encoding carbohydrate kinase family protein, with translation MKYDVVTIGDALEDIFVSPKLDSRYERSFGSGKGICFELGEKIPLEWAEHQVGGSACNVAVGLARLGLNSAVCTTLGKDAPEKRIMEVLEDEVVDTDLVRINSEAKTGFSVIFSIDGDRTIFVYHSTGKIEIPRDLSTDWLFVGPLPEDSESVEKQITTLVSEKNIKLAWNPGSHQIARKAIHYKNLLRLTSILFLNKDEAIDFLNCSIKPSWEDALRRLADFGPKIIVITNGKEGVRAYDGKETYSVNAEKNVKVLDSTGAGDAFATAFLARMIQDPENIELALKQGIENSTSVIRKIGAQTGLLRRF, from the coding sequence ATGAAATATGATGTTGTGACAATTGGGGACGCGCTGGAAGATATATTCGTCAGCCCGAAACTAGACTCGAGATACGAGCGATCTTTTGGCTCGGGCAAAGGAATATGTTTTGAATTGGGCGAGAAGATCCCGCTCGAATGGGCGGAGCATCAAGTCGGTGGGTCGGCTTGCAACGTGGCCGTTGGCTTGGCAAGACTCGGGCTAAATTCTGCCGTCTGCACAACACTAGGCAAAGACGCGCCGGAGAAGAGAATCATGGAAGTTTTGGAGGATGAAGTCGTGGACACCGATTTGGTCAGGATAAATTCGGAGGCCAAGACTGGTTTCTCCGTCATTTTTTCGATCGATGGCGACCGAACGATCTTCGTCTATCATTCGACTGGAAAGATAGAAATTCCGCGTGATCTCTCGACCGATTGGCTTTTCGTCGGTCCCCTACCTGAGGATTCAGAAAGTGTTGAGAAGCAGATTACGACTTTGGTCTCAGAAAAAAATATCAAATTGGCTTGGAATCCTGGTTCTCATCAGATTGCTCGAAAAGCGATTCATTACAAAAACTTATTACGCCTAACCTCAATTCTGTTCCTAAACAAAGACGAGGCGATTGATTTCCTAAATTGTTCGATCAAGCCTTCTTGGGAAGATGCGCTTCGTCGACTGGCCGATTTTGGCCCCAAAATTATTGTGATCACCAACGGCAAAGAGGGCGTCAGGGCTTATGATGGCAAAGAAACTTATAGCGTAAATGCAGAGAAAAACGTCAAAGTTCTTGATTCTACCGGCGCTGGCGATGCCTTTGCTACAGCTTTCCTGGCTAGAATGATACAAGATCCAGAAAATATAGAGCTCGCCTTGAAGCAGGGGATCGAGAATTCGACCTCGGTAATCCGAAAAATCGGTGCTCAGACCGGGCTGCTCAGACGCTTCTAG
- the tig gene encoding trigger factor → MSSKIEKLKGGKVKFKIVVEPAEMVKYFNQAFEKIAPEVKLPGFRPGKAPRPLVESSVGVSRIISDALDIAVNHSYYQALTEHEVSPITEPSVVIDKYPTYGATEAEVKENLEYTIEVAVFPEVKVGDYSKLKIELPKKEEAKEEDIQKILDNLLKQKANFKEVDRAAEKGDFVELTYEGTLKGVRIDAMCSKNHPMVLGEGTLIPGFEEEVVGMKKAEKKTFKIKFPKDYHSKEYAGKDAEFTVELFNLKEVVLPKLDNEFSMGFGEKTPTDLKKAIKKNLEHEIEHKHESEVEMKAIDKVLPLVHVEIPEAMIDRETARMLADYRGQLEKMGMTFESYLESLKKTEADLRKDFGKTAEKNVKVGLLIGHLIKELGLDPGDQGSGKKAIEKLVKELTK, encoded by the coding sequence ATGAGCTCAAAAATTGAGAAACTAAAGGGTGGCAAAGTTAAATTCAAGATTGTAGTCGAACCGGCTGAAATGGTCAAATATTTCAACCAGGCTTTCGAGAAAATTGCTCCAGAAGTGAAATTACCAGGTTTTCGTCCGGGCAAGGCTCCTCGTCCGCTTGTCGAATCATCTGTCGGGGTCTCGAGAATTATCTCTGACGCTCTAGATATTGCGGTCAACCACAGCTATTACCAGGCCTTGACTGAGCACGAGGTTTCTCCGATCACTGAGCCAAGTGTGGTAATCGATAAATATCCAACCTACGGCGCGACCGAGGCAGAAGTCAAAGAGAATCTCGAATATACGATCGAAGTAGCAGTATTTCCAGAGGTCAAAGTCGGAGATTATTCGAAACTCAAGATTGAGTTACCAAAAAAAGAGGAAGCCAAAGAGGAAGATATCCAGAAAATCCTCGACAATTTGCTGAAGCAAAAAGCCAACTTCAAGGAAGTCGATCGGGCGGCTGAGAAGGGCGATTTCGTTGAATTGACCTACGAAGGAACACTCAAAGGAGTCCGAATTGACGCAATGTGCTCCAAGAATCATCCGATGGTATTGGGCGAAGGCACATTGATCCCAGGATTTGAAGAGGAAGTCGTCGGCATGAAAAAGGCCGAGAAGAAGACTTTCAAGATCAAATTCCCAAAGGATTATCACTCCAAAGAGTACGCTGGCAAAGACGCTGAGTTTACGGTAGAGCTTTTCAATCTCAAAGAAGTTGTCTTACCAAAGCTGGACAATGAATTTTCGATGGGATTTGGCGAGAAGACGCCAACAGATTTGAAGAAAGCGATCAAGAAGAATCTAGAACACGAAATTGAGCACAAACATGAGAGCGAAGTCGAGATGAAAGCGATCGATAAGGTCTTGCCGCTTGTCCATGTCGAGATTCCAGAAGCGATGATTGACCGTGAGACGGCCAGAATGCTCGCCGATTACAGAGGCCAACTTGAGAAAATGGGTATGACCTTCGAATCTTACCTCGAAAGTCTGAAGAAGACGGAGGCAGATCTACGCAAGGATTTCGGCAAAACAGCTGAGAAAAACGTCAAAGTCGGACTCCTGATCGGTCATCTGATCAAAGAGCTTGGGCTTGATCCAGGCGATCAGGGTTCTGGCAAGAAAGCGATCGAGAAATTGGTCAAGGAATTGACCAAATAA
- a CDS encoding glycosyltransferase produces the protein MGISFFQKIAAVTVISEKNFLSRIAVIAETLPKDRYKSGVGVVVGETVSAAMEHHLHVTLIGPSATDQTCDKRITVPCIRPVRNYPSTFPFLIFWTFALYNALQEVQLVHIHSVTPLSVWSIVILSMMKNRPKVVFHLHTDFSQYLAAWIGWKLLRDIAINLTASVTRFCCNRADKILAPSAFFAKKMKRELKLDRNIEVWSSPITLPEIEAEVKVPQGPYIVCACRVGDEKNIVHLFKVLTFLSKEISLVIVGGGEIKRYKKIIAEKWPKLEKRIIFTGAVSRVELLAYCRKALCFVFGSKTETQGLTVFEALAMRIPAFVMKGYCFDDLLSDCEDVSLLPDDPEAWAAAISMFMYDRSLAKIAGNEGAKLVEEKLSSRVQRKRLVTIYRLLHSE, from the coding sequence ATGGGGATTTCATTTTTCCAAAAGATTGCAGCAGTTACAGTAATCTCGGAGAAAAATTTCTTATCGAGGATCGCAGTAATTGCAGAAACCTTGCCGAAAGATAGGTACAAGAGCGGTGTTGGGGTTGTGGTCGGCGAGACGGTATCTGCGGCGATGGAACATCATTTGCATGTGACATTGATCGGGCCGAGCGCGACAGACCAAACTTGTGATAAGAGAATTACTGTGCCGTGCATTCGGCCAGTTAGGAATTATCCATCAACATTTCCCTTCCTTATCTTTTGGACTTTCGCATTGTACAACGCATTGCAGGAAGTCCAGCTCGTTCATATACACTCGGTAACTCCTTTGAGTGTATGGTCGATTGTGATTCTGTCTATGATGAAGAATCGACCAAAAGTTGTGTTCCATCTGCATACAGATTTTAGCCAGTATCTGGCGGCCTGGATCGGATGGAAATTGTTGCGAGATATCGCGATAAACCTGACAGCATCAGTGACCAGATTTTGTTGCAACAGAGCAGACAAGATTTTGGCTCCTTCGGCTTTCTTCGCAAAGAAGATGAAGCGAGAGCTCAAACTAGATAGAAATATCGAAGTTTGGTCTTCGCCAATTACTTTGCCAGAGATCGAAGCTGAGGTGAAGGTTCCTCAAGGACCTTACATCGTTTGTGCTTGTAGGGTGGGAGATGAGAAGAATATTGTTCATCTTTTCAAAGTGCTTACTTTTCTATCGAAGGAAATTAGCTTGGTTATTGTCGGTGGCGGCGAGATCAAGCGGTACAAGAAAATCATTGCCGAAAAGTGGCCGAAATTAGAAAAAAGAATAATATTTACTGGTGCAGTCAGCCGTGTTGAATTGCTGGCTTATTGCCGAAAGGCACTTTGCTTTGTCTTCGGATCCAAGACCGAGACACAAGGGCTGACTGTCTTCGAGGCACTGGCGATGCGCATACCCGCGTTCGTAATGAAGGGGTATTGCTTCGACGACTTGCTGTCTGATTGCGAAGATGTCTCTCTGCTTCCCGATGACCCAGAAGCATGGGCGGCGGCGATCAGTATGTTTATGTACGATCGCAGTTTGGCCAAGATTGCTGGCAATGAAGGCGCCAAACTGGTAGAGGAGAAGCTTTCGTCCCGAGTCCAGAGGAAGAGATTGGTAACTATTTACCGCCTTCTTCACTCTGAATAA
- the clpP gene encoding ATP-dependent Clp endopeptidase proteolytic subunit ClpP, with amino-acid sequence MSYLIPTVIEKTMQGERAYDIYSRLLKDRIIFLGGPVDDDVANLIIAQLLFLEAEDQKKDITMYINSPGGSVYSGMAIYDTMQYLKPNVSTVAVGMAASMAAFLLAGGEKGKRFSLPNSRILIHQPMGGTQGQASDIKIQAEEILKIREEINKILSKNTGQPLDKVAKDTDRDFYMRADEAVKYGIIDKVIK; translated from the coding sequence ATGAGCTATTTAATTCCAACAGTGATAGAGAAGACAATGCAGGGCGAGCGAGCCTACGATATTTATTCAAGACTTCTGAAGGACAGAATTATTTTTTTGGGTGGACCGGTAGATGATGATGTTGCTAATCTGATCATCGCTCAGCTTCTTTTCCTTGAGGCAGAGGACCAGAAGAAGGATATTACGATGTATATTAATTCGCCCGGAGGCTCGGTTTATTCAGGAATGGCGATTTATGACACAATGCAATATCTGAAGCCAAATGTATCGACTGTCGCAGTAGGAATGGCCGCTTCTATGGCCGCTTTCTTGCTCGCAGGAGGGGAGAAGGGCAAACGTTTTTCACTGCCAAATTCACGTATTTTGATTCATCAGCCAATGGGCGGGACACAGGGTCAAGCTTCTGACATCAAGATTCAAGCTGAAGAAATTCTCAAGATTCGTGAGGAAATCAACAAAATTTTGTCCAAAAATACAGGACAACCACTCGACAAAGTGGCCAAGGATACAGATCGCGACTTCTACATGCGTGCCGATGAAGCGGTCAAATATGGAATTATCGATAAAGTGATCAAATAG
- a CDS encoding NGG1p interacting factor NIF3, giving the protein MKIKEIFELAIQIGIDNDPRGRKKIEKILAKRKEEFDELPEKKKKEYDLDRLTNPYSDTNIQFVPDMNKEVKTVLVGIDADPSEILLANELNKQGRKIDLIIGHHPIGKSLANLGDVMDMQIDVMEQEGVPGNIAEKIMEERISQIGRSVAPVNHYQSADTAKLLNIPLVNIHTPADNSVFKYVKEIMDKKKPETVGEIVDLLKEIPEYAEGMRLAMGPVVFSGSEKSRAGKILLGMTGGTGGSEKIYEKLGQYGIGTVIDMHIGEKHREEAAKHYINVVIAGHMASDSLGLNIIMDELEKRGVEIIPCSGFIRHSRIK; this is encoded by the coding sequence ATGAAAATAAAAGAAATTTTTGAGCTTGCGATTCAGATCGGCATTGACAATGATCCACGAGGTCGCAAGAAAATCGAAAAGATACTTGCGAAGCGCAAGGAAGAATTTGACGAATTGCCAGAGAAAAAGAAAAAAGAGTACGATCTTGATCGGCTGACCAATCCATATTCCGATACCAACATCCAGTTTGTGCCTGATATGAACAAGGAAGTCAAAACCGTTTTGGTTGGGATTGATGCTGATCCATCCGAGATTCTTCTGGCAAATGAATTAAACAAACAGGGCAGGAAGATTGACCTTATCATCGGTCATCATCCGATCGGAAAATCATTGGCCAATCTTGGCGACGTCATGGATATGCAAATTGATGTGATGGAGCAAGAGGGCGTGCCAGGCAATATTGCGGAGAAGATCATGGAAGAGCGAATTTCCCAAATTGGTCGAAGTGTCGCACCAGTGAACCATTATCAATCTGCGGACACCGCAAAATTGCTCAATATTCCGCTGGTAAATATTCATACCCCAGCTGATAATTCCGTTTTCAAATACGTGAAAGAGATCATGGATAAGAAAAAGCCGGAAACCGTCGGTGAAATTGTCGATTTGCTCAAGGAGATTCCAGAATATGCGGAGGGAATGAGGCTGGCAATGGGGCCGGTCGTGTTTTCAGGCAGTGAAAAATCTCGTGCTGGCAAAATCCTTCTCGGAATGACCGGCGGGACCGGAGGTAGCGAAAAGATTTATGAAAAACTTGGTCAATACGGCATCGGCACTGTGATCGATATGCACATCGGCGAAAAGCACAGGGAAGAAGCAGCCAAACATTATATCAACGTCGTGATCGCTGGTCATATGGCGAGTGATTCACTTGGCCTAAACATAATTATGGATGAACTCGAGAAGCGTGGGGTAGAGATTATTCCATGTTCTGGATTCATCAGACATAGCAGAATTAAGTAG